The bacterium genomic sequence TATAGAACACCTGAGGAGGTAGTAAAAAGCCTTTTTGAGCCTAAACTTAGGATAGTAGGGAAAGAAGAAGAGAGACACAAACCGGAATATAAACGTGTTTTGGGCAAGTCTTAATAAAGGTAAAGAGGAGGTAATATCGGAGGTTGCAGAAGAGATAGAGAGGCGTGATCCGTCCAAAGAAAAGATCAGAGCAGTAGTAACAGATGGGGAGAAGGCATTGCAGAAAGGAGTCCAAGCTCAAATTCCTCATGTCTGCTTGATTTTAGACTTATTTCATGTTTTAGAAAGGCTATGGCAGGTTTGCTATGTATTTCATGAGGAAGGGAACAAAGAAGGGGCGGAATGGGTAAAGAAACAGATTTTTCGTATCTTAGAGGGGAAGGTTAGTCAAGTGATAAAAGGTATCCGTCAGAGTGCTACTAAGAGAAGGATTCATGGGAACAACCGGAAGACAGTTGATGATGCTACCAGATATTTCTATCGTAACCGTTCCTATATGAGATATAATGAGTATCTCACGCAAGGATTACCAATTGCAAGTGGTTCTGTGGAGGGAGCATGTAGAAATCTTGTCAAGGATAGAATGGAACGATGTGGTATGAGATGGACAAGAGATATGGCTGAGGCTATGCTAAAAATGAGGGCGATATACCTAAGTGGAGACTTTGGAGATTATTGGTCTTTTCATATCCAAAGGGAGCAAGAAAGGTTACATCCAAAAGGGAAGTGGAAACCTGTTCTTGGCGTCGTCCAAAAGTAGCCACACCCATATCTTTTTCATCATTGTCTTAAATTTTGCTTTCGTGGTTTAATCCTAATTATTTCTTCAGATTATTTCCTTGATGGTTGAAATATCCAATATAACCTATAAATACCAATACTTGCAAATATGAGTAAATATGGGTCAAGTGGCGTTCGGAATCTTGTACTACCATAGAATAATATGGTATTTAAGGTGAATTGTAATATTAATAAATAAATAATAGCGAATTTTTTAAATTCTTTAAAAGAGAAAAATAATCCTATCACCATAAAAGGAAGTAAAATGGCATAACTTAATAAATTTATTAACTTATATTTTTGGGCAATGGGAGCAGCTGATTGGGTTTCCCATTCCCAGAATCTAATGAGTTTCTTTCCGCATAACTTAATAAATTCTTGGGGATGATTTTTTATCCAATTTATTGCTAACCGATAATGTTTTTTCTCATTTTCTACTTCGGATAAATCTTTCCACCACCATAGGGGAGCGCCAAAATCAGTTGAGATATATGGAGATGGGGGACGAGTAGCCATGTTAGGAGGTTTCTCACCCATTTGTCTCCATTCTGCCTCGTTTGGCATATACCATATCCCATTTTTTTCAAATGGATTATTACATACAAAAAAACTAGGCCCTCCCAAAGTAGCAATAGGAACAAATCGATGATGGACTATGTAATTTCTTATTGTCCACGGAGATAGTGTTAATAAAATGAAGAGAGTTATAATTGAAAAATTCATTATCGCTACTTTCTTTTGCTTAAATATTAAAATACACCAAATGAAAATAAATGGTAAAAAAGGAAGTAATATTGGCCTTGTAAGTATTGATAGACCAATTAAAATACCACATATAATTTGATTTTTCAGAGATGGTTTTTTATAGACTTTGATCGCATAAAACATACTTATAGTCAGTAAAAAGATAAAAATACCTTCTGTATATATTTGCCCACAAAAGTATATAGCACTTGGATAGAAGACTAAAAGCAATGATGACAACATCCCTATATTTTTATTAAATAATTCTTTCCCCATAAAATAAGTTATAAGACAGGTTAATGCCCCAATTAATGACTGGATGATTCTTACTACGGCATAACTATGCCCAAAACAAAAATAAATCCCGGCTAAAAAGAATTGGTATAAAGGTGGTCTATAAGAGGTCGGTACCCCTGGATAAAGAGAATAGCCATAGCCATTAATTATATTCATACCAATCATATCATAGTCTACACCATCCCCTGTTGGAGGTGCCTGGAGGGTAGATATAAAAATTACATATAATAATCTGATTATAAAAGCCACAGTTAAAAGAATAATAAGAAAGATTTGTTCATTTTTAAATATATTTTTTATTGTTTTCATTTATTTCATCCTCCGTTATAAATTGTCGATCCATATGATTCTCCTAAAAATGCCTCACGCAAAGGACGCAAAGAATATTTAACCACGAATGAACACGAATGAAACGAATACCACGAATGAAAAAAATAGACAATGAAGACACTGAAACAAATTATTCCATAAAGCGATATTTGAATAAAGTCCATAAGGCTACAATGCCATCTCGCCAGGTAATCTTTTTTCCCTCTTCATAGGTTCTTCCTGTATAAGTTATTGGTACTTGTTGAATTTTAAATTTGCGTTTTAGAAGTTTAGCCGTAATCTCTGGTTCAAAATTAAACCTATTTGACTTGATATTGATACTTTTTATAACTTCAGTTTTAAATACCTTATAACCCGTCTCCATATCACTAATGAGCGTATTATACAGGATATTAGTAACTAAGGTTAAAAGTTTATTACCCATATAGTGCCAAAAAAACATAGCACTTTGAACACCCAAAAATCGAGAACCATAAACTACATCACATCTGTCTTCGACTATTGGTTGAATTAATTTAGGATAATCCCTTGGGTCATATTCTCTATCTGCATCTTGAATAATAACTATATCTCCCCTGACTGCGGTTATACCTGTTCTTATCGCTGCTCCTTTACCCAAATTTTTAGAATGATAAAGCTTAATGA encodes the following:
- a CDS encoding transposase, producing MFWASLNKGKEEVISEVAEEIERRDPSKEKIRAVVTDGEKALQKGVQAQIPHVCLILDLFHVLERLWQVCYVFHEEGNKEGAEWVKKQIFRILEGKVSQVIKGIRQSATKRRIHGNNRKTVDDATRYFYRNRSYMRYNEYLTQGLPIASGSVEGACRNLVKDRMERCGMRWTRDMAEAMLKMRAIYLSGDFGDYWSFHIQREQERLHPKGKWKPVLGVVQK
- a CDS encoding glycosyltransferase family 39 protein, whose amino-acid sequence is MKTIKNIFKNEQIFLIILLTVAFIIRLLYVIFISTLQAPPTGDGVDYDMIGMNIINGYGYSLYPGVPTSYRPPLYQFFLAGIYFCFGHSYAVVRIIQSLIGALTCLITYFMGKELFNKNIGMLSSLLLVFYPSAIYFCGQIYTEGIFIFLLTISMFYAIKVYKKPSLKNQIICGILIGLSILTRPILLPFLPFIFIWCILIFKQKKVAIMNFSIITLFILLTLSPWTIRNYIVHHRFVPIATLGGPSFFVCNNPFEKNGIWYMPNEAEWRQMGEKPPNMATRPPSPYISTDFGAPLWWWKDLSEVENEKKHYRLAINWIKNHPQEFIKLCGKKLIRFWEWETQSAAPIAQKYKLINLLSYAILLPFMVIGLFFSFKEFKKFAIIYLLILQFTLNTILFYGSTRFRTPLDPYLLIFASIGIYRLYWIFQPSRK
- a CDS encoding glycosyltransferase family 2 protein; translated protein: MKISIIIPAYNEENSIKQIVKEILAVDINKEIIIVDDGSTDNTPKIIEEEINGDNIIKLYHSKNLGKGAAIRTGITAVRGDIVIIQDADREYDPRDYPKLIQPIVEDRCDVVYGSRFLGVQSAMFFWHYMGNKLLTLVTNILYNTLISDMETGYKVFKTEVIKSINIKSNRFNFEPEITAKLLKRKFKIQQVPITYTGRTYEEGKKITWRDGIVALWTLFKYRFME